A stretch of the Acyrthosiphon pisum isolate AL4f chromosome A2, pea_aphid_22Mar2018_4r6ur, whole genome shotgun sequence genome encodes the following:
- the LOC100165400 gene encoding uncharacterized protein LOC100165400 isoform X2, producing MDDVPLLYDLQLMCLHLLIYLLWKDHDEKHNNNKNNNIMTFKLIESEKRSSSSSTTTTNTAITAAAVAAAAVSQLHHNVQPPSDPLIASVLHSRQNPRPGRLLLENVNNRPQTMDRGTQANTDGSSEVITEAPTTSNGPINNELFRKANISVTNQTLMTNGGDNSSVDSLNSADSAKRDSEESVIELAEFHQPMIAKDDSDGPVNMSNGDGKSGGAGSKPSNGIVKEHPVDDDIDKTSCGMECLYFTMQCCECSIM from the exons ATGGATGACGTACCGTTGTTGTACGATTTGCAGCTCATGTGTTTGCACCTGTTGATATATCTGTTGTGGAAAGATCACGATgagaaacacaataataataaaaacaataatattatgacgtttaa GTTGATCGAGTCGGAGAAaaggtcgtcgtcgtcgtccaccACCACTACGAATACAGCcatcaccgccgccgccgtcgctgCCGCAGCAGTGTCTCAACTTCATCATAACGTTCAGCCACCGTCGGATCCACTCATAGCGTCTGTGCTCCATTCCAGGCAGAATCCACGGCCAGGTCGTTTGCTTTTGGAAAACGTCAACAACCGGCCGCAGACCATGGACCGAGGCACCCAGGCAAACACGGACGGATCGTCTGAAGTGATCACAGAAGCCCCGACCACCAGCAATGGTCCGATAAACAACGAACTg ttccGAAAGGCCAACATTAGTGTTACAAATCAAACATTAATGACCAATGGTGGTGACAATTCTTCAGTCGATAGTCTGAATAGTGCAGATTCTGCAAAACGCGACAGTGAGGAATCGGTAATTGAACTAGCTGAGTTTCATCAACCAATGATCGCCAAGGACGATTCTGATGGACCCGTCAACATGAGTAACGGTGATGGAAAATCTGGTGGTGCTGGAAGCAAACCTTCCAATGGTATTGTTAAGGAACACCCTGTTGATGACGATATTGATAAAACTAGTTGTGGCatggaatgtttatattttaccatGCAATGCTGCGAATGTTCAATAATGTAA
- the LOC100165400 gene encoding uncharacterized protein LOC100165400 isoform X4 yields the protein MSLLWTPLRLIESEKRSSSSSTTTTNTAITAAAVAAAAVSQLHHNVQPPSDPLIASVLHSRQNPRPGRLLLENVNNRPQTMDRGTQANTDGSSEVITEAPTTSNGPINNELFRKANISVTNQTLMTNGGDNSSVDSLNSADSAKRDSEESVIELAEFHQPMIAKDDSDGPVNMSNGDGKSGGAGSKPSNGIVKEHPVDDDIDKTSCGMECLYFTMQCCECSIM from the exons GTTGATCGAGTCGGAGAAaaggtcgtcgtcgtcgtccaccACCACTACGAATACAGCcatcaccgccgccgccgtcgctgCCGCAGCAGTGTCTCAACTTCATCATAACGTTCAGCCACCGTCGGATCCACTCATAGCGTCTGTGCTCCATTCCAGGCAGAATCCACGGCCAGGTCGTTTGCTTTTGGAAAACGTCAACAACCGGCCGCAGACCATGGACCGAGGCACCCAGGCAAACACGGACGGATCGTCTGAAGTGATCACAGAAGCCCCGACCACCAGCAATGGTCCGATAAACAACGAACTg ttccGAAAGGCCAACATTAGTGTTACAAATCAAACATTAATGACCAATGGTGGTGACAATTCTTCAGTCGATAGTCTGAATAGTGCAGATTCTGCAAAACGCGACAGTGAGGAATCGGTAATTGAACTAGCTGAGTTTCATCAACCAATGATCGCCAAGGACGATTCTGATGGACCCGTCAACATGAGTAACGGTGATGGAAAATCTGGTGGTGCTGGAAGCAAACCTTCCAATGGTATTGTTAAGGAACACCCTGTTGATGACGATATTGATAAAACTAGTTGTGGCatggaatgtttatattttaccatGCAATGCTGCGAATGTTCAATAATGTAA